The DNA region TTTCattgacaggaaatgaaaaattattaaatctTGTGAGAAGTGCCGGTGTGTAAATAATGTAACTATCTTTATGAAATGTCCAATTGAAATGATGAGATTCAAAATAAGGAGCAACAAATTTGTTTAGCCGTGGCTTGGCACTTTATTGGAGCGGGGCCGCAGTTATTGAAAACAGAAATTAGCGTACAGTTAAATTAGATGAGTAGAACGTTTATAGGCTGAGGAGCAGTGTACTAATTATGTTTACAAGCAAGTCTTGTTGGCTGGCTTCTCAATGAAATATGACATCCACCGCAATCCTGAGCAGTTATTGCATTAGAGTGTGTTTAGTGACACACGATAGATAGAAATGGAGGTAATTCTGTCATAATGGaaatgaaatagaaaacaaGTTTAGTGCATTAAGGCTGCATCGACCACACGCTGAAACACTGGtactcaaaaacacaaataatcatAATACATCATCTGAAAAACACGCCGTCATCTGTCAGCAACGACCACTAATAGGTAACCATGACTCACTGTGGTTTGAAGCTGTAGTCAAGTTTAAAAAGCTACTATTTAGAAAcactttttcattaaaatattcaCACATCAGTACAAAGAACATATGATTGTGACTTTTAGTTGCTCTACGTTTAAGGatattgttttttctcttcttttcctccgcTGCTgtccctcttctctttcttttctgattTCTCTTTATCGTGTCTGGACTCCTGCAGCACATGAACACCAAGAAAAAGAATGATTAGAAACGGCGGTTCAAACAATGAAAACCTGAgcttaatgaaaaaaaaaacaaaaaacacagagatCTATCTACGAGTTCGTTCTCTGGTACAAAGTGACAAGCAcagtttttaccttttttccTCCAGAGGAAGTTCGCTCAGGTTTCACAGACTCGCCCTTCTCTTTACTGGAAGATTTGGATCTTTTGCTCTTCTCTTTTTCAGCTGAAAGCGGTGAGTCACAGGAAGGACTCGTGCTTTTGCTGTTTTTGGAGGAATCTGCGGAGAgaagatattttttaattatgacGACTCGCTCTTACTTGCTGGGCTGACAGCTACTTCAGATTTGGCAACTTACTAGTTCCATTCTCGTCCTTTCTGCGTTTGGATTCTTGGCTCGCCTCACGGTCGTTGACGGCGTGATCCTATCACaagcacgcgcacacacacagacacacacgtatTATAATCTCTGTGTGACAGTAGAGATGAATATGGAATATTTAACCTTTCCCTCGTTGCTACTTCATGATTAGTCCAACAAATATGAAAACTGACTTTAGAACAGAATTGGTCATTTCAAAGGGTTAAAACGTGTTAAATACTgactcttttcctctctttccgatccttttcttccttcttctctttggaccgGCCTTGCGTGTTCTCTGAATCTttcttctccatctccctctctctgctcttggACCGGGCAACTGAATTGTAGTTGACGTGGTGCTGTGAAGATAATTATACATtaagagaacaaaacaaacacacacatgtttaatgTAGTCAGTTATGGGGTGGCTCTATATTCAGTGTTAATGACCCAACATATTCAGGTTATTGTGTTACAAATAAATGAGGCACAGTAGCAAGaagatgagatgatgatgatgaatggttttttctctttgttggTGAGCGTATATATAAATGACTGAGAATTCAATTATTTTGGAAgaatgagctgttttttgtggCTGTCACCAGTGGTTATTTGACTAACCAGTATTGATCAAGTGGACTAATTGTGGTCAGATTTGCATAATGACATTACTGCTACATGCATTAAAGCCACAGGAAACACCACTCCTCAAAAACCTGACGCAGAAAATTTTAAGCTGCATCCAAATGGAGCGAGAATGTGAACACAACACTCACACTACCAGTTAGATGTTGTTCAGGTTGTGATTCATTATCATCACTTTCATTCACAGCTGTTTGTCTGGTCGTGTTCTGGTCACGTTGGGGTGAATAATTTGTGGGAGTGAGATTTTCATTCCATTGCTGGAAATTCAGATATAGGCAGACCTCAGTGTAGTGTCCACGTGTCTCCAgcgagcctttttttttttttttttttttttttataaatgggACTGGGGGATTCGTGTTAGTTCCCCAGTGAGCACAGCCTTCTACAGTATTTATGGCAAAAATACTCTATAAGAGAGAATTGTCCATTAACTATTACATTGTATATTCATGGTGTATATCTCCTTGTTTGTGGGTGTGAGAATGAAGGATGTTGTCATGTGGTCCTAAGCAGGCTCATGCTATTCAATGATGTTTTTCATAATATCTGAGAGCATTCAGTGTAACATAAGGCATTTCAAAGTATCAAACCAACTTAGACAGCATGTTTAATGTCTTATAACACTGAATCACAGACAGTAACACTGACAATGATAAAGAGAAAGACTGTTGGGAGAGATGTGCAGTGATTACACAAtaatccacacaaacacaaagactcaATTGTAGAATTGCTGCTTCTACTAAATATTAGCTTGAAGGCAGAACgatgattgatttttttggccCTTAAAGTCAGACATTTGggattagttttatttttctgttcatctttgtcagaaaACATCATTAGATGTTGTGACAAACAAAATGGGACGCACAGCTGTGTGCTGATTGTTACATGTTTCAAATTTAATTTGGgtcaaaataaacaagaattacttttgttgtttaaaatgaGTTCTTGTCATCCAGTGAATATGTCTTATTCTATTTAAAGAGTGCATCAGGCAAATAAATGTTATTGATACTATCTGAGAAGATGGCCACTGTAAGTAAAACCCTCAAAGCTTCAGTACGCAATAGTATTTAAATGAACAGTATATCAAATTACAAGAAGTGATAAGAAAAGGAGTTGCCCAAGCCCAAAGAGAATATCACTGCAGTACTCGCTTCCACAAAACCTTTTACTCTTTTCACAGCTAACCAGATATTTTTCTTAAAAACTggtaaaaagcaaaaacaaaacactggatCCTGAGGTTGTATTTGTGAAATGGGCAGAAACAAAACCTCTCTTTTTGTCAGCTGAATGTGTTAACAGGTGATTGTATGTCAACACAACAGCTTTGTAAAAAAGGTGATCATTTGTCAGGTGTAGCTTGTTCTGCTGCCTCCAAGTGGCCCAAAAATATAAACTAAAGCAGCAGTATTGCTGGCAACTTTGGTAATGGTGAATCATTAAAATCAATGCACTACTTTCCTTATGACAAAGTGTGACAATACAAAAATGGACAGATGAAGAAATCACAGATATCTAACACGAGTTGTTGTCAACATTTTTGGCACctgaacagagaaaacagacaaTCAGAGAGAAGGTACGAGTAGCAGTGTTGGTTCAAACCTTGGACGTGGACTCCTTGGGTTCGTTGTTATTATCCTGTAGGGATGAATGGAGATGACAGATGAGctgggagggggtggggggtttggGAGGAGGTTGTCAGACAGCAGTAGAGTCGGAAGAAGGGGTGAGGGGGTGGGGAGTCTGGGCTGGCCGGACCAACAGCATACTTCTCCCTTGACCTGACCTTCAAGGACTAAGGCTTTAACAAGGTTATTACATAGAGGAGAGTTCATAGGCTCAACATCTggaatgtaaatatttaaactggAAAGACCCTGAGCATATATGAAATAACTGCTAGTCTTATTACTACAGACATGTCTGCAATTTCAGGCAGCATTATATTAAAGTCCTACAGCGCAGCTGGTATTTAAATACATCTAAAGTGCAAGTGCTGTAAATAGTGTGTattgtgcgtgcctgtgtgtaaGACAAATCACTCAATTCTTGTGTGCTTGACTGCATCCCTATATAGGTAACTGTTGCTATCACTTACAGTTCAGGAATGGATAAGACACAGGGAGCCTATTTCTCTGGCGGAAGGGTAAAATAAAGACCTATCACACGCTTCCAGTGGTTTGGGCAACGCTCCAGACGATTCAGGCTTCGCCCACTctttccctcactctctctctttgttgGGACAGGCTTATTTTCCTCTGCATTTTTGGCTGATTCAAAACTGCGacattcattttctctgtcGATCCCAGCTGATGGTTGCTCCGATTTTCCATTGAATTCTTGCCAGGAGGTAGTACGACTGCTGATGCTGATGGCTGGTAGTTGTGGGTAAAGCGTTGTACGGGCTGGCAGGACTGACTGGAAACACACCGTGTCACGTGAAGACTGCATGCAGGCCGTTTCGACAAATGGAGACAGAAGAGGGACCAATGACTTAGTCGCAGTGGAGAGGCACTCCTACAGCAGAGTGGTTTGCTGATAAACCATCCTACTCTGCGCAGGAATCGGGCACGATGAAggaacagcaaaaaaaaaaaaaaaaaaaaaaaaacttgcatcACTTCAACCAGGAAATCTTCTCATctcgggaaaaaaaaaatgggggaaaaaactcTTGCACACCATTTCAAGTAGTAAAACACTGCTCTCGgtgtaaagacaaaaaataactGGAGAAGGCGAAAGCTCTTGATTTGGCAAGCCATTTTACTTCAggtgaaaaaaaatccacaaggAATATAGAAATgcgtataaaaaaaaaatcttcccaAGGCACACTGACTGCTTTCATTAATATgaaaatagataaatatttCAATATGAAAATACTCAATATATACAATATTCTCTTGGCTAGTCCTTCAGGGGTTTTCTCCCAATTCTGCAAAATATTATGCTGATGTCCATGGAATGCTTTCCAACTCCCATGGATTTGGCTGGGATTTCCAGATGCCATGCCTGCATATATGACAACTCTCCTGGATGATCTTCAGGGATGCTGGAATGTGCAACGGCAGGGAACGCTCCGGCAGATAGAGAAGAAACGGGCACAGCCTTCCTCAAGCCATACTAACCTTAACAGACGAGGAGTGGGACGGAGAAGAGTGGCTGTCGAGCTTTCGTCTTTTGTGATCTGCAAAAGACAAGGAGTgaaatttgtgtttatttgagctGCACATgcaaccttaaaaaaaagaaagaaaaaatgacatcTATCCATTCATGATTGTTAGACATGTTGAAAAATTCATGTAAGATTTTTCTTCATTGGATTCaattaaatgtgttgaaataaCAAGACCTTCAGGTTTCTCTTTAATGTTTCCatattttttaactgtatgGGGAACATAGCTGTATAACAGACTATCAGAAAGGCTTCTTACCCCTCTCAGATTCGGCTGACTCAGATCTGGGAACTGGAGACTTGAGGGACCCGGCCGCAGTACTCCTGTCGCCTTTCTCCTTGCTCTTGGACTCCTTGATGGCGTCGCGCTCCCTGGACGGCTCCATGGGCTCCCCATTGCCGGCTTTGGCCTTGTCGTCTTTGCTGTTCTTCTCCTCGGCCTTCACTTTCTCCCTGTCTGCCTTGGGTGTCTTCTCCTTACCCTCACGTGCCGTCCGCTCCTCCTTCCCtgctctctcatctctctgcttctctcgaCGGTTCTCCGCCTTTGTCTCAGGAGTGCTGCCTGgtgtcttctccttcttctcttttttctccttcccgCTCTTCTCTTTGTCGTCCCGTTCTTTTACAGCTTTGGTGCTGCAAGgaggatgattttttttccatttgaaatTCTTTGTTCAGAAATGTTTCATACAAGATTTTGCTGATCTTAATACAATATTATATTCCTTCAAAAAGACTTGAATGCAAACTACAGATGTAGTAGACATGACATTACTACTCAAGGTGAAGCATTTTTAGCTTTGTTTAATATAACATGGTTCTTGATATGCCTACCTGTTGAGAGCACCGTTCCCATTGCTGGTGGTCACTTTGGCCGCTGCACTGTTGGCTTTGTTCACTGGCTTTGTGGTCCCCTGAGATTTGTCCTTGCCCCGATCTGCATGAAAACAAACCAAGAAATGTaagagcacatttaaaacatgcattaaACGACTAGGCAGAAAACAGATACCAACAGAACCGTAACCTGAACTGGATATATGCTGTTGTGAACTGAAAAGTTGTACGCAATGATTTGAACCTATGACGTTCAACctattatacatttataatgCTCTGATTCTCTGGTTTTAAAGCTTTTAGGGGTGAAAATAATATTGCTAACAGCAAAAAATATAGCCTGAGCATCACATCACTTACCACCTTCCTCTGACGTCCCCTCCTCTGTCTTGCCCATGCCGGTGGCAGGCTTGCCAGTGCTGCCGGGGCCGTTCTGCTGATTGGCAGGGGTGGCACTGCGCGTTGGCTGCTCCTTATGGTGAAACTCATTCTCAGGGACCATGTGCACCTTCTGGCTTTTCAACCGACCTGAATAACTGCAAGACGCATAAAAGGTTTACACAAGGCAGAGACAAAATCCTCATAGAACTTCTGAGTGTCACACGGTGCAAAAAACATGTGActtccaaaacaaacaaagcttGAGTAACTGAGCTTAATTTCCctgcaaatacaaataaacatacacacacacacacacacgtacatggATAAGAGAAGTAGAGGCCACTGATGTTTTCCCCGTGAAACCCAATGTGCATCTGTGTATGTACGCATATGCTATTGAGCAATGCAACCGAAGTTGCTATAAAGATTTAACAACTGAAAACTTAATTAGGAAATCCAGGTTTGACCGTTTTACAGCAGCTAGATAAAGAAGAAACTTTTTACAACTAATTAATACTCGAAGGTTAAATTTCACCTTTATagctataaataaaatgcaatgtaCGCATCTGCCAATATTGGTTAAAATCTTCAACTTCTCTTAATCTCTTAACTTGTCCCTTTTGATAACAAAGCTCAGCTCATAACATCTAGAATGTCACACTTGTCACTCCCAGGTGTCTGAATGGAAATGtataagaaaaacacactcataaCCTCAATTAAATAATGcgcattacttttttttttcagggttCATGTCATTATTACCACACATAATATATGTTAACTGTATGCTCCACAGAGAGCCTAACAGCACACAATGCTGTGTTACCCCATTGCTAAGGCATAGAGGTCTGGTCTCTTGTCCTTCTCCTCGAGGCAGATCTTGTGGACACGGCACTCCAGCGCTTGGCCCAGGTTCAGGACTTTGGGATAGCAGGGCAGGATCTTGGTAAGCACGATGAGGATGTTCCGGATGTGGGTGTAATCTCCCGTCTCCAGGCAGTGAACTGAAGCCTGGATGGAGCAGAGGCAGGAAATTAATACAGATAAATGCACACCTTCAGGACTCCTTTTATCTAGACAGAATTTAAGATGAAAAATGATGGTAAAGAAGAGAAGCTCACTTTAGTCAGCATGTAGTGCCATTTGTGCACCACATGTCTGAAGTTCTCGTAATCTAGCTGATCCACTTTGTTCCCTCCATCAAAGCCTGTGGCTCTGAAGATGGTCAGGAAACCAGGGTAATTGCCGCACTCCTGTGACCACACAATAAGAACAGAAAGATTCATTTCCAGCTCATCCTGCATCAGGACATGAAAGAAATAGATCAGTGTCACAGGTGTAGAGAACAGGTAGGACTTGTCACCTTCTCATAGATCGCTCGGTCGCTGTGCCAGCGGGTCACTGTCTCCAGCATGCAGCAGAGGAAGCGTCCGTAACGGTGAGACTCATTTTCTGTACAGCTGGCCACCGTGTAAATGATTGCAGAGAACACCTGCAGCGTGACACAAGGTCATGTGTTTGCTTAGACTAGTAAGTACAATGTTGTGGAAAAAGCTATGAAGTCAGCATGAATTTCACCAGATGGTATGTCAAAGCTTTGAAGTTCAGTATCTCAAAGCTGCACTTAAACATATTGTGAGCTGAAAATGGTCTTAATGAGAAAGAAGTAAGCTTTTCAAGCTTTAATCTGGTGGTTCACCTTAGGGCTAGGCAATATATCAAGTTTTTAAGATATATCCGTATATTTTCAAAAGCGATATAGGACGAACCTTTACCGTTTATATAGATATAGTTTACTCACATTCTTTACGgcaatatttttgtcatttggtgACATCTTTTGTGCGGATTACATTCTTAAATTACTGAGTTGAGTTGTGGCAACTCTCCACCTCTGGTGGCAGTATGAaagccggtgaatcagatcaataacactttattttctgattCTTTCATGGCGGTTATGTCAATAATATCAATGTATATCGTATATCATCATTCAGCTAAAAAATTGAGATATGACTTTtggtccatatcgcccagctctCGATCACCTCAGTGGGTGTTGAATTGCTCAGTGgattattaacatttacatttattctttGGTGCTACTTCCAACATACTATCCGATATTTCTACTACTTCTGTTCTGCTGAGGAGGCCTGTTATTCTCCTTTATAAATCCCCAAATCGGTCATATCATTTTAATGTACtctaagtttttaaaaaaaaaagaagttatatAGTCTGAGAATATCAGTGTCTTACCCTGTCATAGCACAGGAGCGTGCAGAAGTTGGGGGCCTTCTGCTGGTGGACCATCTCAACAAAGCGGGCACAGTACACAGCGTCGATGGAAGAGAAGATACAGCGAGGGAACAGACAGAGCTGCAGGAACTTTGTTATGGTCTCGTTCTTTGTGGATTCTGTCAGtgaacatttaaaagttgaattaGTAACATTGACAGTTCCACTTTTGATGTGATCATGGCAGTGATTAGCTTGTTTTCATGTCCTCCTTCTCCTGTACTACACCAAATATTTTAATCACTGATTGATCAGACAGTTCTTTTctcaatcaactaatcatttgtCTACAAGATATCAGAAAATTTTGAAATACACCCATTATATTTTCCTAGAGTCTGATCAATATTCCAaaatccaaaaactgaaaaaatgcaCCATGAACATTGTGTCCTGGAATTGATGTTTTAGCTTTATTAAAAAAGGTATGACTGACACATATCAAACCATCTGCTTATGAAACCTTAACTCCATTCATGTTGTTGGGTATGTGCATTTGGGAGGAACCACTTATGATTTTTCATCACTGCGGCCAAATGTATGAAATGCATTAAGTGACACAGACATGAACGTTAGGATACTTACTAGCCAACAACCAGTTGTCTTTCTCCAGTTTGAGGCGGTGTAGGACCCTTGAGACGTGCTCCAGctgcttcttctcttcctcctgcagTTTTTCCTGCAGGGCAGTGCAGcgttccttctccttctttttcttatttaagGGCTACATCAGAAGGAAGATAATATTCATACAACTAATACACACAACACTCAAAGCAATCTATGATAAtcataataattgtaataaaaacaacTCACTATCTCAGGGTTCTCCTCAATGGCCTTGATCTGGACCTTAAGCTTGTTGACCTCACGATCGTAAGCAGAATGTGGTACAGCCAGGTCATACATCGTGAGAGACCAGAAGGTGGCATAGAACTGAGGCCGGAGGTCGTCCCAGACCCTGGCAGGATGGAGGGACACCACAGCCTCGTGCACTGGTGTCATTACTTGTTCACAAGCTGCCACATACTTCTGTACCTTCTGCTGCTGCCTGTTGCCTTTCTCTGCTTTCTTCAGCTCATCGTACTTGGACTGAAGAAAGTAAATAGTGAGGAGTCTACATTTTATCCAATTTTGTGTTGATTTGATTGAAACAGTTGATGATAATTTATGAAGAATGCAAAAAAAGTAAGATAAAATTATTGAAATAGTTATAGAAGGTGCAACTAAGTCCTGACAGAGGAACATAGTTATTTTCCATACTTTCCACACTTCAATCtttcaaaaactgtttaaaatgtatccaTCTAATGATTTTATCTACCCACTTCTTTCATGCAGTGCAAGCAGTTTCAACATATTTTCTGAAGACCTAATgccttttaaaaagtatttttccaACAACAGAGAGCAGCCTCAAGGCAGTGTGACGAGAAAAACTGCACTTTTTTGACTACTACTAAAATGGAGCAAAGTTTAGCCAAGACAATTGACATACATTTGTATTTACGGAAGACAAGGTAAAAAGGCAGAATGGTaagaacatttttttgtcttgatcATAAAGACCTGAATCTCTTAATGACAGAAATATGACGTGATGCTCTGAGGCTCTGACGGTGCTGTCCACTCACCAAAATCTGATGGGCGTACATTGGCCGAGACAGGAAAAAGGCAGCATCATGTGGAGTGTGGAACTGATTACAAAGGATGTCGATGGAGGGAACTCGTTTGATGTAGTCTTCAGTGCTGAGGTTGGAGGCCAGAAAGCCGCCAAACTGCACCAATGTATCATGACACTGCAGGAAGACAAAGACTTCTAATCAGCATCAAAAAGATAGATATTGTGTGTAAAGTTTGTTTATAAAGTAATGTACATGCAAAAATAAATTCATCCTGGAGGAAAATAATTTGCCTCTTAATTAATTTTTGATTTAATAATTGACTGTGGAGACATTTACATGTTTACCTTTaagctaaaagaaaagaaaagaaaagacaattcAGAGTAATACATTAAGAGAGGTATACCTGGTCATAGAGGTGGCCAACCAGTTTAAGATGTTTCTCTCCACCTTCTAAGAACACCACACCATTTCTTTGCTGGGCCATGAGTAGACACAGTGGCAGGGCCAATTCATGATCCAGCAATGCATCCTTCAGGCGCTGCGAGGACTTCTTAGTGTTCCTGATCTGGCCAAAGTAGCCGCCCTGTGGACAGAGTCACATTCATAGTGATAATGTGAGCCTGAGGGCAGCTGCAGCACTGCTCCAGATAATGACACAGATCTTACAGATACTCAGGAGACTGCATTAGTGAATGATAAATGTACTTGAGTCCATACCTCAGCTTTGAGTTGCTCTCCTCCTGTCATGGCCTCCAACTGCTCCGACGTCATCTCATCTGTGATCTCAATGCCAGCCATTTTTTGCACCACCTCTTTCAGGATCAACAGGTCAAAACTGCAGGTTGACAAAGGACACATAAAGCAAattgcattttcatttaaaaggagTAGGTCTCAAAAACAACTGTGTGCTCTGTAACAATTGTAACATTTAATTTCGAATAATTAATATCTTATTGTCAACGTGTTCCTGTGCCTCGCTTTTGAGCAATGTCATTATATTTTcaaatttaagttttttttaaaatgccatAAGCAAAAAGCTGTGATGTCTGTTAAAGTTGACAATGTCTTTCTAATATAGTTGCTCCCTGCAAGTTAGAGGATGAAAAATTGTCCACATTTACTATGAGCAATGTCACAATGCCAGTCTGAGTTTGTGacatatttataaatacagCGGATGGAGCACAGGGACATCTGCTGAGTGCTGGGAGCTCTGGAGGAGAGAGCCATTGCTTTGGGACACCCATGAGTCACATCGGATTCTGCTATGATCCAGAGCCGTTTTACTGGTAGAGGAGAGCTcggaatttattttttaaactttgagcagcagcaacagtgagcACTTAGTCTGTCTCTTTAGCTTCTGTCTAGGGGGGCTTGGGGGTTTACATTGGTTTACATGTAACAATTTCATCATGCAGAAACCTATGTCAGTACTTGAGAAGCAGAATAGATCAATTCTTGAGAAACATGTAGGGGAGCAGTTGTTACTAATTGTGTTTTCAATAATGGTTTGAGTTGGatttaacataaaatattcaACAGTTTTTAACTGACATTGAAGGCAATGTTACTAAAGTTGCTGCTTGTCTGAATGTGTTAAAGTATCATGATTCATCTCCTACAAACCATCCATCCTACGTTGAGATCTACTTACCTCTTTCCTGCTTTTAGCTGATTGGTGACATACTGGAGTAGGCCAGCCAACTCTATGGGGTATTTTCTGAACACAGCTCCACACAGACTTGCCAGGCCTTAGTTGACAGGAGGAACGTGTGTATGTTAGATACTCATTAAAACTTCAAACAGTTTATTTCCTTTTGCATGCAAATGAGTGATGAGTGTTTAAGACACATACTCTGAAGCCATGAGGAGATGGTGGTGTCATCATGCTTCATCTTCTCCTTTTCGGGATTGGCCAGAGCCTCAATGATGCAATCTGAAGACAGAGTCAAGTGGAACAACCTAGAAAATGGGAAAGAATCCCCCTTTTTACATACACCCCACTGCCCTCCAAaatgagacacagacacacacacatatacacacacacaatctctgcTATTCCCTCTGAATTCATCCAGTTTAACATCAAAGGATACAAGCCAAGACATCATAGTTGAGGGATGTGAGGTATTTCAAGGAGTCCACCACCGGAACAATGAGGTTGTCGTACCACTGGATCTGAGATAGCATCTGATAACAGGACAGATGAGATAAGAAAACATGATCAACTATAGAGGACGCACACTTCACCTGACCTGGTATCACCCACTTCCCTCCACAGTGCCCTGACAAAATTCCTAAACTCATTTTATGGTGCATGTGCATCCGTACACGCAGTAGCCTGAGATGTTTAACCATGCTGACCATTCTACATGAAGCATCATCCCATTACCACATGTGCAAAGATTCTTTACATTACAACTGGTTAATTACCatatcttattatattatagagAACAGTGACAGAAATCTGACAT from Scomber japonicus isolate fScoJap1 chromosome 13, fScoJap1.pri, whole genome shotgun sequence includes:
- the thoc2 gene encoding THO complex subunit 2 isoform X2, with the translated sequence MATLILRGEWIKNWEKSGKHEFVQLCKELTEKTDHGSEIKDIQAALYELCWQVVQGNLKLDLASSVLGDMMELRDDMPSILADVFSILDLETGALEEKNKRDHYTQLVGACLFFVPEAILKERLDPETLESLGLIKQAHQFNQKIVKIKTKLFYKQQKFNLLREENEGYAKLITELGQDLSGNITSHLVLESIKSLIGCFNLDPNRVLDIILEVYESRSDQDEFFLSLIKSYMCEPLTLCHILGFKFKFYQEPNEETPKSLYHIAAALLHHNLIELEDLYVHLMPPDAAIVEEHKRDISEAKQIARKLVMVVLPSEKNEDKDKEKEKEEEKNEQPPDNQKLGLLEALLRIGDWHHAQSIMDQMPSFYATSHKAIALALCQLVHLTVEPLYKRAGVPKGAKGCVMHPLRNKRAPRPAESFEDLRRDTFSMLCYLGPHLSHDPILFAKIVRLGKGFMKEYQSDGRPDVKDKLETLLSCFLSIADQVLLPSLSLMECNACMSEELWGLFKLFPYQHRYRLYGQWKNETYSSHPLLVKVKAQTVERAKYIMKRLTKENVKQSGRQIGKLSHSNPTILFDYMLSQIQWYDNLIVPVVDSLKYLTSLNYDVLAYCIIEALANPEKEKMKHDDTTISSWLQSLASLCGAVFRKYPIELAGLLQYVTNQLKAGKSFDLLILKEVVQKMAGIEITDEMTSEQLEAMTGGEQLKAEGGYFGQIRNTKKSSQRLKDALLDHELALPLCLLMAQQRNGVVFLEGGEKHLKLVGHLYDQCHDTLVQFGGFLASNLSTEDYIKRVPSIDILCNQFHTPHDAAFFLSRPMYAHQILSKYDELKKAEKGNRQQQKVQKYVAACEQVMTPVHEAVVSLHPARVWDDLRPQFYATFWSLTMYDLAVPHSAYDREVNKLKVQIKAIEENPEIPLNKKKKEKERCTALQEKLQEEEKKQLEHVSRVLHRLKLEKDNWLLAKSTKNETITKFLQLCLFPRCIFSSIDAVYCARFVEMVHQQKAPNFCTLLCYDRVFSAIIYTVASCTENESHRYGRFLCCMLETVTRWHSDRAIYEKECGNYPGFLTIFRATGFDGGNKVDQLDYENFRHVVHKWHYMLTKASVHCLETGDYTHIRNILIVLTKILPCYPKVLNLGQALECRVHKICLEEKDKRPDLYALAMGYSGRLKSQKVHMVPENEFHHKEQPTRSATPANQQNGPGSTGKPATGMGKTEEGTSEEGDRGKDKSQGTTKPVNKANSAAAKVTTSNGNGALNSTKAVKERDDKEKSGKEKKEKKEKTPGSTPETKAENRREKQRDERAGKEERTAREGKEKTPKADREKVKAEEKNSKDDKAKAGNGEPMEPSRERDAIKESKSKEKGDRSTAAGSLKSPVPRSESAESERDHKRRKLDSHSSPSHSSSVKDNNNEPKESTSKHHVNYNSVARSKSREREMEKKDSENTQGRSKEKKEEKDRKERKRDHAVNDREASQESKRRKDENGTNSSKNSKSTSPSCDSPLSAEKEKSKRSKSSSKEKGESVKPERTSSGGKKESRHDKEKSEKKEKRDSSGGKEEKKHHKSSDKHR
- the thoc2 gene encoding THO complex subunit 2 isoform X1, yielding MATLILRGEWIKNWEKSGKHEFVQLCKELTEKTDHGSEIKDIQAALYELCWQVVQGNLKLDLASSVLGDMMELRDDMPSILADVFSILDLETGALEEKNKRDHYTQLVGACLFFVPEAILKERLDPETLESLGLIKQAHQFNQKIVKIKTKLFYKQQKFNLLREENEGYAKLITELGQDLSGNITSHLVLESIKSLIGCFNLDPNRVLDIILEVYESRSDQDEFFLSLIKSYMCEPLTLCHILGFKFKFYQEPNEETPKSLYHIAAALLHHNLIELEDLYVHLMPPDAAIVEEHKRDISEAKQIARKLVMVVLPSEKNEDKDKEKEKEEEKNEQPPDNQKLGLLEALLRIGDWHHAQSIMDQMPSFYATSHKAIALALCQLVHLTVEPLYKRAGVPKGAKGCVMHPLRNKRAPRPAESFEDLRRDTFSMLCYLGPHLSHDPILFAKIVRLGKGFMKEYQSDGRPDVKDKLETLLSCFLSIADQVLLPSLSLMECNACMSEELWGLFKLFPYQHRYRLYGQWKNETYSSHPLLVKVKAQTVERAKYIMKRLTKENVKQSGRQIGKLSHSNPTILFDYMLSQIQWYDNLIVPVVDSLKYLTSLNYDVLAYCIIEALANPEKEKMKHDDTTISSWLQSLASLCGAVFRKYPIELAGLLQYVTNQLKAGKSFDLLILKEVVQKMAGIEITDEMTSEQLEAMTGGEQLKAEGGYFGQIRNTKKSSQRLKDALLDHELALPLCLLMAQQRNGVVFLEGGEKHLKLVGHLYDQCHDTLVQFGGFLASNLSTEDYIKRVPSIDILCNQFHTPHDAAFFLSRPMYAHQILSKYDELKKAEKGNRQQQKVQKYVAACEQVMTPVHEAVVSLHPARVWDDLRPQFYATFWSLTMYDLAVPHSAYDREVNKLKVQIKAIEENPEIPLNKKKKEKERCTALQEKLQEEEKKQLEHVSRVLHRLKLEKDNWLLAKSTKNETITKFLQLCLFPRCIFSSIDAVYCARFVEMVHQQKAPNFCTLLCYDRVFSAIIYTVASCTENESHRYGRFLCCMLETVTRWHSDRAIYEKECGNYPGFLTIFRATGFDGGNKVDQLDYENFRHVVHKWHYMLTKASVHCLETGDYTHIRNILIVLTKILPCYPKVLNLGQALECRVHKICLEEKDKRPDLYALAMGYSGRLKSQKVHMVPENEFHHKEQPTRSATPANQQNGPGSTGKPATGMGKTEEGTSEEGDRGKDKSQGTTKPVNKANSAAAKVTTSNGNGALNSTKAVKERDDKEKSGKEKKEKKEKTPGSTPETKAENRREKQRDERAGKEERTAREGKEKTPKADREKVKAEEKNSKDDKAKAGNGEPMEPSRERDAIKESKSKEKGDRSTAAGSLKSPVPRSESAESERDHKRRKLDSHSSPSHSSSVKLICHLHSSLQDNNNEPKESTSKHHVNYNSVARSKSREREMEKKDSENTQGRSKEKKEEKDRKERKRDHAVNDREASQESKRRKDENGTNSSKNSKSTSPSCDSPLSAEKEKSKRSKSSSKEKGESVKPERTSSGGKKESRHDKEKSEKKEKRDSSGGKEEKKHHKSSDKHR